A genome region from Solanum pennellii chromosome 12, SPENNV200 includes the following:
- the LOC107007659 gene encoding uncharacterized protein LOC107007659 gives MDSAVEIQPEDGSDGVGEKRLADDDVELVEPAPKKVRGEVIGNTKKVAEMVLVLAALGKMRGGRVPTAAEREMMTEARESLAQVCQSFAPKDVFPRDAFGAVIEDLGLNKLKDQRLGFRPPKVSIAEKLLIAKEKLEKTEEFAVPAATYSSQRPQSNMAATIENRGPSHVRMFPHNKASHAVNSSGSLQSASPLVHGTPASSAPLPYQLPTSEVRPVISSGVVSGNPVRDSSLVGLPRVDRPSFRMDGRPNGSSHVLQVQATSGDHSAIRTPTWSVQPASVAAAKRGPDTRVTSQTGNKVEGGADVKSQMTANRPFITQTTAGNLPTTLPHLQGASFVKSPPLSSTHAEIGKIVQKFIEQRLSERPAWTPPSRDYISKALTCQMCKSTVNEVDNVLVCDACEKGYHLKCLKMTTQKGGPRGEWHCGKCLSMTNGKPPPPKYGRVMRNFNAPRISTIASVVQSSPDKKASGLYEKVILQKFVPNGKVPLKSSPSVTMENNDRNLPSEPMMRSEKEMGGNIIVSGKENMESKDSMRFCSNNVTVSSSDQYLSTSAGSPVNTSSEEKVVELKPQAHPETVCHSSDPSQALNHLQRNDHEEVANTAAMPLKLVGETQPMISRSNVGNSSSNESKNEEQAVEKINPAETAVATNEDAECSSSSFDHFQNVDWVGNVLQVADDKYYYQSCRINGFIYSVQDYALIRFENERLIPSKLLAMWEDKKTGTKWVSINQCYFARELPQSVGRPCLENNNEVYLSTYSSIVMAGLIQGPCEVHPPRKFTEESERRARIAKGSNDVSQPLYICKWIYDESKGLFRDVSC, from the exons ATGGATTCCGCGGTGGAGATTCAACCGGAGGATGGATCTGATGGTGTGGGGGAGAAAAGGTTGGCTGATGATGATGTGGAATTGGTGGAACCAGCTCCGAAGAAAGTGAGGGGTGAGGTGATTGGGAATACGAAGAAGGTTGCTGAAATGGTGCTTGTACTTGCTGCTTTAGGGAAGATGAGAGGAGGTAGGGTTCCTACTGCTGCGGAGAGGGAAATGATGACAGAGGCAAGGGAGAGTTTGGCTCAGGTATGCCAAAGTTTTGCACCCAAGGATGTGTTTCCAAGAGATGCTTTTGGTGCTGTTATTGAGGATCTCGGTCTTAATAAGCTGAAGGATCAGAGGCTAGGATTTCGCCCTCCCAAAGTGTCCATTGCTGAGAAGTTACTGATAGCCAAAGAAAAG TTGGAAAAAACTGAGGAATTTGCTGTACCCGCTGCTACATATTCATCTCAACGGCCTCAATCTAATATGGCTGCAACAATTGAAAACCGTGGTCCATCACATGTTCGTATGTTTCCTCACAATAAAGCAAGTCATGCGGTAAATTCCTCAGGAAGCTTGCAATCTGCTTCGCCTTTGGTTCATGGAACTCCGGCAAGTTCTGCACCATTACCTTATCAGCTGCCTACCAGTGAGGTCAGACCAGTAATTTCTAGTGGAGTGGTCTCTGGGAATCCAGTAAGGGATTCTTCTCTAGTTGGATTGCCCAGAGTTGACAGGCCAAGTTTCAGAATGGATGGACGACCAAATGGATCTTCCCATGTGTTGCAAGTTCAAG CAACTTCTGGAGATCATTCTGCTATAAGAACTCCAACCTGGTCGGTGCAACCTGCATCAGTTGCAGCAGCTAAACGTGGACCAGATACCAGGGTGACATCACAGACAGGTAACAAAGTTGAGGGAGGAGCTGATGTCAAATCGCAAATGACAGCAAATAGGCCATTTATAACTCAGACCACAGCTGGAAATCTACCAACTACACTCCCACACTTACAAGGGGCAAGCTTTGTCAAGTCTCCTCCACTGAGCAGCACCCATGCTGAAATTGGCAAGATCGTTCAGAAGTTTATTGAACAGCGCCTCTCTGAGCGGCCTGCTTGGACTCCGCCATCTCGCGATTATATTAGTAAGGCTTTGACTTGCCAAATGTGCAAATCAACAGTAAATGAGGTTGATAATGTTCTTGTTTGTGATGCTTGTGAGAAAGGGTATCACTTGAAATGTCTCAAGATGACAACTCAAAAAGGAGGTCCTAGAGGGGAATGGCATTGTGGAAAGTGCTTGTCAATGACCAATGGAAAACCCCCGCCTCCTAAATATGGTCGTGTAATGAGGAATTTTAATGCCCCTAGAATATCTACAATTGCATCAGTTGTTCAATCATCACCGGATAAAAAAGCTTCTGGTCTATATGAGAAGGTTATTCTACAGAAGTTTGTACCGAATGGAAAGGTTCCTTTGAAGAGCTCTCCTTCCGTTACTATGGAAAATAATGATAGGAATCTACCATCTGAGCCAATGATGAGAAGTGAAAAAGAAATGGGAGGAAATATTATTGTGTCGGGTAAAGAAAATATGGAGAGTAAAGATTCCATGAGATTTTGTTCAAATAATGTGACTGTATCTTCCAGTGATCAGTATCTTTCTACATCTGCTGGCTCACCAGTTAATACATCTTCTGAAGAAAAAGTGGTTGAGTTGAAACCTCAGGCTCATCCTGAAACAGTTTGCCATTCATCTGATCCCTCTCAAGCTCTTAATCACCTGCAAAGAAATGACCATGAAGAGGTGGCAAACACAGCTGCGATGCCATTAAAGCTGGTTGGTGAAACTCAGCCCATGATCAGTAGATCAAATGTAGGTAACAGTTCCAGTAATGAATCTAAAAACGAAGAGCAAGctgttgaaaaaataaatcctGCTGAAACTGCTGTAGCCACCAATGAGGATGCTGAGTGTAGTAGCTCAtcatttgatcattttcaaaATGTTGACTGGGTTGGAAACGTTCTTCAAGTTGCTGATGACAAGTATTATTATCAATCTTGCCGCATTAATGGATTCATATATAGTGTTCAGGACTATGCTCTTATACGTTTTGAGAATGAGCGATTGATTCCTTCAAAACTTCTG GCTATGTGGGAGGACAAAAAAACGGGAACAAAGTGGGTTTCTATCAATCAATGTTACTTTGCACGTGAATTACCACAGTCTGTAGGCCGCCCATGCTTGGAGAACAATAATGAG GTTTATTTGTCTACTTATAGTAGCATAGTAATGGCTGGCTTGATACAAGGTCCATGCGAAGTACATCCTCCACGAAAGTTTACAGAGGAAAGTGAGAGGAGAGCTCGCATAGCAAAGGGGTCTAATGATGTATCACAACCTCTTTACATATGCAA